In Methanobacterium sp., a genomic segment contains:
- a CDS encoding DUF1616 domain-containing protein — translation MDFDRTISILIIIALIAGMIGVFYITLSPAKVDGFTEFYLLGPDGKAGDYPTNLTTGEQGNLTIGVVNHEHSTQSYLIKIKRNNTILKEENISLQNDEKNEIPFQFTGNTPGEYKLEFELYKLPDTKNIYRSVFLLVNVN, via the coding sequence ATGGACTTTGATCGGACTATTTCAATTTTAATAATAATTGCCCTCATTGCCGGAATGATAGGTGTATTTTATATCACATTGTCACCCGCGAAAGTAGATGGATTCACTGAATTTTATTTACTGGGTCCTGATGGAAAAGCCGGGGATTATCCAACAAATTTAACAACCGGTGAGCAGGGTAACCTTACCATAGGCGTGGTTAATCATGAGCATTCAACACAGAGTTACCTGATTAAGATTAAAAGAAACAACACTATCCTGAAAGAAGAGAATATTTCCCTTCAAAATGATGAAAAGAATGAAATACCTTTCCAATTCACAGGAAACACTCCGGGTGAGTATAAACTGGAGTTTGAGCTTTACAAATTACCCGATACCAAAAATATTTACAGATCAGTCTTTCTTTTGGTAAACGTTAACTAA